One genomic segment of Paenibacillus xylanexedens includes these proteins:
- a CDS encoding histidine-type phosphatase, with translation MMIKKIGISVASLAILTSVSVFDVYGAGSKRMIEVSEQSANVVVNGQRVEGESFLYNGVTYVPARAIGEALGQEVDWDNNTQSVFVGQKMDDQQQGYRGTKTPYPFKETSYTKAPSGYEPIFINYIGRHGSRHLSSSKYDKTLFELLDIAEKDGQITNLGKELKKEIGNLMKVEKDHYGLLSTTGGEELKGIGARVGQNFKELFTSDKKVIAQATFKDRTPQSRDQFIDGLKESLGDNKVDILASAFEEGKDPYLRPYDLATKYNEYVEDGDWVKLYEDYVTQSTGTRYAKEVLLQFFSDDFYQRLNAGEFELKDEKGKVKLSNPTEAASNLYELYIISSNIKGEGDFEFGRYFTANQLKWYESIDNINDFYEKGPSLTSTDLPQNIIAPLVKELIVSTDQSIQQKDTAGIFRFAHAETIIPLSSFLDIAGANVSIDKPQDVTQNWNGSVISPMGANIQWILYSNGKDVLVKMLRNEEEIAFPIETKTYPYYKWEDVKAYYQNKLQKVGVSLDSSLEDNIELLQKKF, from the coding sequence ATGATGATCAAAAAAATCGGGATTTCAGTAGCATCACTCGCCATCTTAACGTCTGTAAGTGTGTTTGACGTATATGGCGCAGGCTCCAAACGCATGATCGAAGTTTCTGAACAATCGGCTAATGTGGTTGTGAACGGACAAAGGGTGGAAGGCGAATCATTTCTCTACAATGGGGTTACTTATGTACCTGCAAGAGCAATTGGTGAAGCCTTGGGGCAAGAGGTAGACTGGGATAACAACACCCAATCGGTGTTTGTTGGACAAAAAATGGATGATCAGCAGCAGGGATACCGCGGTACCAAAACACCATATCCTTTTAAGGAAACAAGTTATACAAAAGCTCCTAGTGGATATGAACCCATATTTATTAACTACATAGGGAGACATGGTTCCAGACATCTATCCAGTTCCAAGTACGACAAGACGTTATTTGAACTGCTCGACATCGCTGAAAAGGACGGGCAGATCACTAATCTGGGCAAAGAGCTGAAGAAGGAAATTGGCAATCTGATGAAGGTTGAAAAAGATCATTATGGATTGTTATCCACTACGGGTGGAGAAGAATTGAAAGGAATAGGGGCCAGGGTTGGGCAGAATTTCAAAGAACTATTTACATCGGATAAAAAAGTGATTGCACAAGCAACCTTCAAAGATCGAACGCCGCAGAGCAGAGATCAGTTTATTGACGGGTTAAAGGAAAGCTTGGGAGATAACAAGGTAGACATTCTGGCTTCAGCTTTTGAAGAAGGGAAAGACCCCTATCTACGGCCCTACGACCTAGCGACAAAGTATAATGAGTACGTAGAAGATGGAGACTGGGTTAAGTTATACGAGGATTATGTCACACAGAGCACTGGAACGCGTTATGCAAAAGAGGTCCTTCTTCAATTTTTCTCTGATGACTTCTATCAACGGCTGAACGCTGGAGAGTTTGAACTGAAAGATGAGAAGGGAAAAGTGAAGCTCAGCAACCCAACCGAGGCTGCTTCTAATCTATATGAACTCTACATCATTTCTTCGAATATAAAAGGAGAAGGTGATTTCGAATTCGGGCGGTATTTCACGGCTAATCAGTTAAAGTGGTACGAGAGCATTGACAATATCAATGATTTCTATGAAAAAGGTCCATCTTTAACGTCAACGGATCTGCCGCAAAATATCATTGCACCTCTGGTCAAAGAGTTGATCGTGTCTACCGACCAGTCCATTCAGCAGAAAGACACGGCTGGTATATTTCGTTTTGCTCACGCAGAAACCATCATTCCACTATCTTCATTCCTGGATATCGCCGGAGCTAATGTGAGTATCGACAAACCGCAGGACGTGACCCAAAACTGGAATGGCTCGGTTATCTCACCAATGGGAGCAAATATTCAATGGATTCTGTATTCCAATGGTAAGGATGTTCTCGTGAAAATGCTTAGAAATGAAGAAGAGATCGCCTTCCCGATCGAAACAAAGACCTATCCATACTATAAGTGGGAAGATGTAAAAGCATATTACCAAAACAAACTACAGAAGGTAGGCGTAAGCTTGGACAGCAGTTTGGAAGACAATATCGAGCTTTTACAGAAGAAATTCTAA
- a CDS encoding RNA polymerase sigma factor, with product MQRSVPQLGDHVMKVYETYADTLFRIAMVHLGRREDAEEATQDTFIKLIEKAPTFNDAEHQKAWLIRVITNHCKSLLGRGWRKREVKLEGVDPLTTDNPEDHALIELVLSLPVKYRSVVHLYYYEDYPIREISEILEISESAVKMRLKRGRQLLKLELEGEEL from the coding sequence ATGCAGCGATCAGTGCCCCAGCTGGGCGATCATGTGATGAAAGTCTATGAGACATACGCGGATACTCTGTTCCGGATTGCCATGGTGCACCTCGGCAGACGAGAAGACGCGGAGGAAGCCACTCAGGATACCTTCATCAAACTAATAGAAAAAGCCCCTACGTTCAACGATGCGGAGCATCAAAAAGCATGGTTGATTCGGGTCATCACCAATCATTGCAAATCCTTATTAGGCAGAGGCTGGCGCAAACGGGAGGTCAAGTTGGAGGGAGTCGATCCTCTTACAACAGACAACCCTGAAGATCACGCGCTGATCGAACTTGTACTGTCACTGCCCGTCAAGTATAGATCGGTGGTTCATCTGTATTATTACGAAGATTATCCGATCCGAGAAATCAGCGAGATCCTAGAGATTAGCGAATCAGCAGTGAAAATGAGATTGAAACGAGGAAGACAGCTGTTAAAACTGGAGCTGGAAGGAGAGGAACTGTAA
- a CDS encoding LysR family transcriptional regulator, producing MELLQLKYFLTVARCEHVTEAAGKLHVTQSSLSKTIQRLEDDLGVPLFDRIGRKLRLNDFGRTFLQRTEKALFELEQGKREIADLSNPDQGTLQLAVTTASTLPGILREFRKNKPNIQFHVQMVSLENMSRLLHRGEVDFCLSSPPIQGDDIECQILYDDPIVVAVPMAHRYADRSSIQLTELKDEWFVGVKQGYGVRDMVDSVCQSAGFLPKYVYEGDEPARLTALVEAEIGLAFIPSTARNPHERIRYLQVEEHQLVREIALLSHKNRYISKAALEFRSVVMDYFSAMP from the coding sequence ATGGAGCTTCTTCAACTAAAATATTTCCTGACGGTGGCCCGATGCGAACATGTTACGGAAGCTGCGGGAAAGCTGCATGTCACGCAATCCTCCCTGAGCAAAACGATACAACGATTAGAGGACGACCTTGGAGTCCCTTTATTTGATCGAATCGGGAGAAAGCTGCGACTAAACGACTTTGGAAGAACATTTCTTCAGCGAACTGAAAAAGCCTTATTTGAATTGGAACAAGGAAAACGGGAAATCGCTGACCTCTCCAACCCGGATCAGGGTACACTGCAATTGGCGGTGACTACGGCAAGCACATTGCCCGGCATACTGCGGGAATTCCGGAAAAACAAGCCGAATATTCAGTTCCATGTGCAAATGGTTTCGTTAGAAAACATGTCCAGACTCCTACATCGGGGCGAGGTGGACTTTTGTCTCTCCTCCCCTCCGATTCAAGGTGACGATATCGAATGTCAGATACTATATGACGACCCGATTGTAGTCGCTGTTCCTATGGCTCATCGATATGCAGACCGAAGCAGCATTCAATTAACCGAGCTTAAGGACGAGTGGTTTGTTGGGGTGAAGCAAGGGTATGGGGTTCGGGATATGGTGGATTCCGTATGTCAATCCGCTGGTTTCCTACCAAAGTATGTGTATGAAGGTGATGAGCCTGCAAGATTAACAGCCCTTGTGGAGGCGGAGATCGGTCTCGCGTTTATACCTAGCACAGCCAGAAACCCGCATGAGCGCATTAGATATCTTCAGGTAGAGGAACACCAGCTCGTTCGGGAAATCGCTCTACTTTCGCATAAAAACAGGTATATTTCCAAAGCCGCTTTAGAGTTTCGCAGTGTGGTTATGGACTATTTCAGTGCTATGCCATGA
- a CDS encoding MFS transporter produces MNVRNKGLMLAVGLGIMLNPLNSSMISVAISRLQQVYQLNFTAVSWIILSFYISSAVAQPVMGKCSDLFGRRKIFLMGLVIVFVSSMLAPWSPSFSWLIVFRIVQSFGTSMMVAVGMAIVRMNVTEKQASALSTLAIFLSGAAAIGPFIGGVLIHWWDWHSIFFVNIPFVLASFWFAWKTIPKDEQSLSISGHMSIRQWLALIDTPGILMFTVALVTLLIGLLSVNSTGDISTWHLLTGGIGLIALVMFFRHELKAATPFIPLRTFASYPEMTWVNVQYMLVNILFYALFFGVPTYLKQVRHLNEVHTGMSMLALGLCSVIIAPIAGRWIDRSGSRPALIVSASLMTFGSILIVVMNETSPIFIIIVALALFGISNGLNAVGMQAALFKSTPKEMIGVASGIFNTSRYLGTILSSLLIGIVMGDTFNVTGFQMLGIILTVLAASLIIMSVRREAGAVSPEKVK; encoded by the coding sequence ATGAACGTTCGAAATAAAGGATTGATGTTAGCTGTTGGACTCGGAATTATGTTGAATCCGTTGAATTCCTCCATGATTTCGGTGGCAATCTCCAGGCTACAACAAGTGTATCAACTTAATTTTACAGCCGTTTCGTGGATTATTTTATCATTTTACATTTCCAGTGCAGTCGCTCAACCCGTCATGGGCAAGTGTAGTGATTTGTTTGGCCGCAGGAAGATATTCCTCATGGGTCTTGTTATTGTTTTTGTATCGTCCATGCTAGCTCCGTGGTCTCCCAGTTTTTCGTGGCTCATCGTATTCCGGATTGTTCAATCATTTGGCACAAGTATGATGGTGGCCGTCGGAATGGCGATTGTCAGAATGAACGTGACTGAAAAACAAGCCTCCGCCTTGTCCACCTTGGCTATATTCCTTTCTGGAGCGGCTGCAATTGGACCTTTTATTGGTGGAGTATTGATTCATTGGTGGGACTGGCACAGCATATTCTTCGTTAATATTCCGTTTGTCTTGGCGAGTTTTTGGTTCGCCTGGAAAACAATCCCGAAGGACGAGCAATCCCTGTCTATCTCTGGTCACATGTCCATTCGGCAATGGCTTGCGTTAATTGACACACCAGGTATCCTGATGTTTACGGTAGCTTTGGTGACTCTGCTCATCGGTTTACTTTCAGTAAATTCCACAGGAGATATTTCAACATGGCATCTGCTGACAGGGGGGATCGGGTTAATCGCACTCGTCATGTTCTTCCGACATGAATTAAAAGCAGCCACGCCTTTTATCCCTCTGCGAACGTTTGCCTCATATCCGGAGATGACTTGGGTGAATGTGCAATACATGCTGGTGAACATCCTGTTTTACGCACTTTTTTTTGGAGTTCCTACGTATTTGAAGCAGGTACGTCATCTCAACGAAGTTCATACAGGAATGAGCATGCTAGCTTTGGGGTTATGTTCAGTCATTATTGCTCCGATCGCAGGGCGCTGGATTGACAGATCAGGATCACGGCCAGCTCTGATCGTATCCGCTTCTTTAATGACATTTGGCTCTATATTAATCGTTGTTATGAATGAAACTTCTCCAATCTTCATAATCATTGTTGCTTTAGCTTTATTTGGAATAAGTAACGGCCTAAACGCGGTCGGCATGCAAGCAGCACTGTTTAAAAGCACACCGAAAGAAATGATTGGAGTGGCATCGGGTATTTTTAATACATCACGCTACCTGGGGACCATTTTATCGTCGTTATTGATTGGAATTGTTATGGGGGATACATTCAATGTGACAGGATTTCAGATGCTTGGAATCATCCTTACGGTATTAGCTGCATCACTGATCATCATGAGCGTACGTCGCGAGGCAGGTGCGGTGAGTCCGGAGAAAGTAAAATAG
- a CDS encoding cytochrome ubiquinol oxidase subunit I: protein MAIDTVLWSRLVTGLTLGFHVIFATLGVGVPLMIAIAEFIGIRKKDHHYILMAKRWSRGFVISVAVGVVTGTAISLQLALVWPNFMKLAGNVIALPLFMEVFAFFFEAIFLGIYLYTWDRFKNPYIHWLLTIPIVAGAGMSAVFITTVNGFMNQPEGFVMEAGQFMAVNPVQAMLNTATFSKVFHVLSSAYLTGAALLAGIAAFAMLRKGVSAYHKKGLNLMMAVVLVFSLLNSLAGDVSAKFLAEHQPEKLAAAEWHFETESGADLIFLGWLNAEHEIIGALHLPKLLSFLAFGDFNAEVTGLNEFPPDEHPPLLVHYLFDLMAGIGFALLAISSLYFLFVFWKKRNQFNKWMLRMVALSAPLAFLAVEMGWFYAEIGRQPWIIRGYMRVEEAATSSPSVRILFFVFLLLYILLGVMCVVVLRRLFNNNPAELEMEKWLKEQHDQSAKKGDQA from the coding sequence ATGGCTATTGATACGGTTTTATGGAGCAGGCTAGTGACTGGTTTGACGCTCGGGTTCCACGTGATTTTTGCAACGCTTGGTGTCGGCGTACCTTTGATGATTGCTATTGCAGAGTTCATCGGCATTCGGAAGAAGGATCACCATTACATACTTATGGCAAAGAGGTGGTCCAGAGGGTTTGTCATTTCTGTAGCGGTTGGTGTCGTGACAGGCACAGCGATCTCACTACAGTTGGCCTTGGTATGGCCGAATTTTATGAAACTGGCCGGGAATGTCATTGCACTGCCACTATTTATGGAAGTATTTGCATTCTTTTTTGAAGCAATATTCCTGGGCATTTATCTGTACACGTGGGATCGGTTCAAAAATCCGTATATCCACTGGTTGCTGACTATTCCGATTGTCGCCGGGGCAGGCATGTCTGCTGTTTTTATTACAACAGTGAACGGATTCATGAACCAGCCTGAAGGTTTTGTCATGGAAGCAGGTCAATTCATGGCAGTGAACCCCGTGCAAGCGATGCTGAATACAGCGACGTTCTCCAAAGTGTTCCATGTATTAAGCTCGGCTTATCTGACAGGAGCTGCTCTGTTAGCAGGAATAGCAGCCTTTGCGATGCTGAGAAAAGGAGTGTCGGCCTACCACAAAAAAGGCTTGAATCTCATGATGGCCGTTGTGCTGGTATTCAGTTTGTTAAATTCTTTAGCTGGAGATGTGTCTGCCAAGTTTTTGGCTGAGCATCAGCCGGAGAAGCTCGCAGCTGCCGAGTGGCATTTCGAGACGGAAAGCGGAGCGGATTTGATTTTTTTGGGATGGCTGAATGCAGAACATGAAATTATAGGCGCTCTTCATTTGCCGAAACTGCTCAGTTTCCTTGCCTTTGGAGACTTTAACGCCGAGGTAACCGGGCTGAACGAATTTCCACCAGATGAACACCCGCCCTTACTTGTGCATTATTTGTTTGATCTAATGGCTGGTATTGGATTCGCTCTGCTTGCTATATCAAGTCTGTACTTCCTGTTTGTATTCTGGAAGAAACGTAATCAGTTTAACAAGTGGATGCTACGTATGGTTGCACTGAGTGCACCGCTTGCTTTTCTGGCCGTTGAGATGGGTTGGTTCTATGCAGAGATCGGGCGGCAACCATGGATCATCCGAGGTTATATGCGGGTAGAAGAGGCCGCTACTTCTTCACCGAGTGTGAGAATTTTATTTTTCGTCTTCTTGCTTCTCTACATCCTGCTAGGCGTTATGTGTGTCGTCGTACTGAGACGGTTGTTCAATAACAATCCTGCTGAACTCGAGATGGAGAAATGGTTGAAGGAGCAGCATGATCAATCAGCCAAGAAAGGGGATCAGGCCTGA
- a CDS encoding cytochrome d ubiquinol oxidase subunit II, with the protein MSYELIGISVLWLFLYGYLIVASIDFGAGFFAFYARLTKQDHLINRLISRYLSPVWEITNVFFVFFYIGIVGFFPDTAYYYGSALLVPGSIAVILLAIRGSFYAFENYGSKKSIVYLFLYGATGLLIPASLSVALTLSEGGFILKQGDTVSLDYWALFTNPLSWSIVGLAIVSVLFISGSFLTFYASRAEDHSALKLMRNYAFFWSTPTIILALTAFIYLGQHNERHFQNMMDLWWLLALSVAFFMIAMWLLYNGRRYGLAFICIMLQFLTAFFAYGIGQYPYILDPYITIQSSATSPAMGFALVVVFIGGLCLLVPSLILVFKLFLFDADYVKGKK; encoded by the coding sequence ATGAGTTATGAATTAATTGGTATTTCGGTACTCTGGCTGTTCTTGTACGGCTATCTTATTGTAGCTTCCATTGATTTTGGAGCAGGTTTCTTTGCCTTTTATGCACGCCTGACAAAGCAGGATCATCTGATTAATCGTCTGATCTCCCGTTATCTATCACCGGTCTGGGAGATCACCAATGTATTCTTTGTCTTTTTCTATATTGGCATCGTTGGATTTTTCCCGGACACGGCCTATTATTATGGCTCCGCGCTGCTTGTTCCAGGAAGTATTGCCGTCATTTTACTTGCCATTCGTGGGTCGTTCTATGCTTTCGAAAATTATGGTTCCAAAAAAAGTATCGTGTATTTGTTCTTATATGGAGCTACAGGGTTGCTTATTCCAGCGTCATTGTCAGTGGCACTGACCCTGTCTGAAGGTGGCTTTATTTTGAAGCAGGGAGATACCGTTTCCCTGGATTACTGGGCACTATTTACGAATCCATTATCGTGGAGCATCGTTGGACTGGCGATCGTGTCCGTATTGTTCATTAGTGGGTCATTTCTCACATTTTACGCTTCTCGCGCAGAGGACCATTCGGCATTGAAGCTGATGCGGAACTATGCTTTTTTCTGGAGCACACCGACCATTATTCTCGCGCTGACTGCATTTATATATTTGGGTCAACACAATGAGCGTCATTTTCAAAATATGATGGATTTATGGTGGCTGCTGGCGCTTTCCGTTGCGTTTTTCATGATTGCCATGTGGCTGTTATATAACGGACGACGTTACGGATTAGCTTTTATATGCATCATGCTGCAATTTCTCACAGCCTTTTTCGCTTACGGGATTGGGCAATATCCTTACATTCTCGATCCATACATCACCATTCAGAGCAGCGCCACATCACCTGCAATGGGCTTTGCACTCGTCGTAGTGTTTATCGGTGGTCTGTGTCTGTTAGTTCCTTCTCTGATTCTGGTCTTCAAACTGTTCCTGTTTGATGCGGATTATGTGAAAGGGAAAAAATAA
- the cydD gene encoding thiol reductant ABC exporter subunit CydD translates to MKRRGKSNLISQQMSLQRKKRLLLAIISLALGVAIISQATLVAEAVQRIFVEKASFSSVMLLLVLLLVVMAVRSLLSYGNGKVGLHMAARAKTNMRASVLQNLTRASMPSTLSGQTGGKVSVALDAVDEADSYFSQYMPRMMEAAMIPILILVVTFTQHANTGWIMLFTAPFIPLFMILVGLQTKNKSEEKYAQLAEFSGTFLDSLQGLVTLKIFGRAKRQQQEIERSSLGYRDATMGILKIAFTNTFMLESIVMLSIGIVALELAIQLLVFKSMSFHTAFLVLLLVPEFYSLLKNTGTAFHSGRTSMGAIRKVEQMLADTSVKSTQTKPEEGPDQSVLTNVDTIARTEELRTARTESITMPPTIELNDVRFQYTPNSFGLKTGQISIGPGEQIAIVGKSGSGKTTLLHLIAGLLKPDSGAVLVNGSEISQHDEAAWFGRVSYITQHPYIFAGTFAENIAIGAGRNVSRAEIEQAAEEAGLAGVVAQLEQGLDTFVGEGGRGLSGGEKQRLALARAFLKRPSVILFDEPTVGLDLHTERVLQQSIAALAKTATMITVAHRLYTIQHADNILFMDSGVLVDSGHHEALLARLPQYAEMVDVQRKGGLA, encoded by the coding sequence ATGAAGAGGAGAGGCAAATCCAATCTGATCTCGCAGCAAATGTCTTTACAACGAAAAAAAAGACTTCTCCTTGCGATCATTTCGCTGGCCCTTGGTGTAGCTATTATAAGCCAGGCCACCTTGGTGGCTGAAGCAGTCCAGCGAATCTTTGTAGAGAAAGCTTCCTTTTCATCAGTGATGCTGTTGCTTGTCCTATTACTGGTTGTTATGGCTGTACGCTCACTGTTGTCGTATGGCAATGGGAAAGTGGGCTTGCATATGGCAGCACGCGCCAAGACGAATATGCGAGCATCTGTGTTGCAGAACCTGACCCGCGCTTCCATGCCTTCAACCCTGAGTGGACAGACGGGAGGAAAGGTCAGCGTTGCTTTGGATGCTGTGGATGAGGCTGACAGTTATTTCAGTCAATATATGCCTCGAATGATGGAAGCTGCGATGATCCCGATTCTGATTCTGGTTGTTACGTTTACGCAGCACGCCAACACAGGCTGGATTATGCTGTTTACGGCACCGTTTATCCCGCTGTTCATGATCCTGGTTGGGCTCCAGACAAAGAACAAATCAGAAGAGAAATACGCGCAACTTGCCGAGTTTTCCGGTACATTCCTGGATTCGCTTCAAGGGCTGGTTACGTTGAAAATATTCGGACGGGCTAAACGTCAGCAACAGGAGATTGAACGCAGCAGTCTGGGGTATCGTGATGCCACCATGGGCATTTTGAAGATTGCATTTACAAATACGTTTATGCTGGAATCGATCGTGATGTTAAGCATTGGTATTGTCGCGCTTGAACTGGCTATTCAATTACTGGTTTTCAAATCGATGAGCTTCCACACAGCCTTTCTCGTGTTGTTACTCGTCCCTGAGTTTTACAGTCTGTTGAAGAATACAGGAACGGCTTTTCACAGCGGGCGAACCAGTATGGGGGCCATTCGCAAGGTGGAACAGATGCTCGCGGACACTAGTGTCAAGAGCACACAAACGAAGCCTGAAGAAGGACCGGATCAAAGCGTATTAACCAATGTCGATACAATTGCAAGGACGGAAGAGCTTCGTACAGCTCGTACAGAGTCGATAACAATGCCACCAACCATTGAACTGAACGATGTCCGATTCCAGTACACACCTAATTCCTTTGGACTTAAGACAGGACAGATCTCAATTGGACCAGGAGAACAGATTGCTATTGTAGGCAAAAGTGGCTCAGGTAAAACCACGCTGCTTCATCTCATTGCCGGTTTACTGAAACCAGATTCGGGAGCGGTTCTGGTTAACGGAAGCGAGATTTCACAACATGATGAGGCTGCATGGTTTGGACGTGTTAGCTATATTACACAGCATCCGTATATTTTTGCAGGTACATTTGCCGAAAATATCGCGATTGGCGCGGGTCGGAACGTCTCCAGAGCTGAAATTGAGCAGGCGGCAGAGGAAGCAGGACTTGCTGGCGTTGTCGCTCAATTGGAGCAGGGACTGGACACATTTGTTGGTGAAGGTGGCCGGGGGCTGTCTGGTGGGGAAAAGCAAAGACTTGCCTTAGCACGTGCTTTTCTGAAGAGACCATCCGTCATTTTGTTCGACGAACCCACCGTTGGTCTGGATCTACACACCGAGCGGGTATTGCAACAATCCATTGCGGCATTAGCCAAAACGGCAACGATGATTACGGTGGCACACCGTTTATATACAATTCAACATGCGGACAACATTTTGTTTATGGATAGTGGGGTATTAGTGGATTCAGGACATCATGAAGCACTTCTGGCGCGCCTGCCTCAATATGCGGAGATGGTTGATGTACAACGGAAAGGAGGGTTAGCATGA
- the cydC gene encoding thiol reductant ABC exporter subunit CydC → MNELTILSKAMIQERKDILLSILGGFIAGIAGVALFSASGYMISQTVFAPPLYTLIVLTSMVKLLGFLRAASRYGERLYSHRATFSMLSRLRTSFFAKLIPVTPGILNKNRSGDLLARIVGDVESLQNYFLRVAYPPIMVVMVFLATMLFTSAFSIWIACLLVLGMLITAFVVPGIVLLGQRKIHGRVRQQRALLSTEVTEVLYGFRDLKVYGQLEQREQQLQQASAALATEQRQAASHLLRGQSMHVFVTYLVTWGVLALSAFLIVNGAFAGVFLAMLILATQTVFEEAAAMAILPLYKQDSEHAAQRLAETVPTSDVQPVQPSGEVSADQAVSIELSGVNFQYEGEWRPALRELSLQLAAGSKTAIVGPSGSGKSTIIDLLLKLRAPTSGDIRLNDVSVKELNEESIWQRANVVLQQSHFFRGTIRDNLLLNGEGHSDEQLSAVLDQVQLPNKLLSDLVYEKGENLSDGEKQRLALARAMLRKGRLWLLDEPTSSLDYVTEQRVLQHLLAQAAEDTLLLICHRLTGLEEMDRIVVMDQGKIVESGSYSELMEQKGYFYEMKQIERQMIGDAGA, encoded by the coding sequence ATGAATGAGCTGACGATTCTGTCAAAAGCGATGATTCAGGAGCGCAAGGATATCTTGCTTTCGATATTGGGCGGATTTATCGCCGGCATAGCAGGGGTAGCTCTCTTTTCCGCGAGTGGTTATATGATATCGCAAACAGTATTTGCGCCACCGCTGTACACCTTAATTGTACTCACCTCCATGGTCAAACTACTTGGTTTCCTTCGAGCGGCAAGTCGCTACGGGGAACGCTTGTATTCGCACAGGGCAACATTCTCCATGCTGAGCCGTTTGCGGACGTCCTTTTTTGCCAAACTGATCCCGGTAACGCCAGGTATATTGAACAAAAACCGAAGCGGGGATCTGCTTGCGCGGATCGTGGGTGATGTGGAAAGCTTGCAAAATTACTTTTTGCGGGTCGCGTATCCACCCATCATGGTCGTTATGGTGTTTTTGGCTACCATGCTGTTCACTTCGGCCTTTTCGATCTGGATTGCGTGTTTGTTAGTACTAGGTATGCTGATTACGGCATTTGTTGTACCAGGTATTGTCTTGTTAGGTCAGCGAAAAATACACGGACGTGTCCGCCAGCAACGGGCCTTGCTGTCCACGGAAGTGACCGAAGTGTTGTATGGTTTCAGGGATTTGAAAGTATACGGCCAATTGGAACAGCGTGAGCAGCAGCTTCAGCAGGCTTCCGCTGCATTGGCAACGGAACAGAGGCAAGCCGCTTCGCACCTGTTGCGCGGGCAGTCCATGCACGTTTTTGTGACGTATCTTGTTACATGGGGAGTGCTAGCACTCAGCGCTTTCTTAATTGTGAATGGAGCATTTGCCGGTGTATTTCTCGCCATGCTGATCCTGGCCACGCAGACCGTGTTCGAAGAAGCTGCCGCAATGGCTATATTGCCTCTATATAAGCAGGACAGCGAACACGCCGCTCAGCGACTGGCGGAAACGGTACCAACCTCCGATGTACAACCTGTACAGCCAAGCGGTGAAGTTTCAGCCGATCAGGCGGTTTCGATTGAACTATCCGGTGTTAACTTCCAATATGAAGGGGAATGGAGACCGGCGCTGAGGGAGCTCTCCCTGCAACTTGCAGCAGGCTCCAAAACAGCGATTGTCGGGCCGAGCGGGTCAGGCAAGTCAACGATTATCGATTTGTTACTCAAGCTGCGTGCACCAACGTCTGGCGATATACGATTAAACGATGTTTCGGTGAAGGAACTGAATGAAGAGAGCATATGGCAAAGGGCAAATGTTGTGTTGCAGCAAAGTCATTTTTTCCGGGGAACCATCCGGGACAACCTGTTGCTGAATGGAGAAGGACATTCGGATGAACAACTGTCGGCTGTGCTGGATCAAGTACAACTGCCGAATAAGTTGTTGAGCGATTTGGTTTATGAAAAAGGGGAGAACCTGTCGGATGGTGAGAAACAGCGGCTGGCTCTGGCACGGGCGATGCTGCGTAAAGGACGGTTATGGCTTCTGGACGAACCAACTTCTTCGCTGGATTACGTCACAGAGCAACGTGTGTTGCAGCATCTTCTGGCACAAGCTGCCGAAGATACACTTCTCCTGATCTGCCATCGGCTGACGGGATTGGAAGAGATGGATCGGATTGTGGTCATGGACCAAGGCAAGATTGTGGAATCGGGTTCTTATTCCGAGCTAATGGAGCAAAAAGGCTATTTTTATGAAATGAAACAAATTGAACGACAAATGATTGGAGACGCCGGGGCGTGA